One genomic segment of Sphaerodactylus townsendi isolate TG3544 linkage group LG07, MPM_Stown_v2.3, whole genome shotgun sequence includes these proteins:
- the HSD17B3 gene encoding 17-beta-hydroxysteroid dehydrogenase type 3, which translates to MEEFQQWLFTLIGATICLICLVNCIWFLKYFYPRIWSPVPQSFFRSMGEWAVITGAGDGIGKAYSFELAKRGLNTVLISRTLETLRKVASEIEKATGRNVKIIQADFTKNNIYDDIEKSLQGLEIGILVNNVGMLHNPHPCCFLNGSKEDEDLINCNMISVSKMTQIIMKQMVSRQKGLILNIASAVGTFPCPLYTIYSASKAFVYTFSKALQVEYKGKGIIIQVVTPFGVSTPMSMNPKPNLITKSATAFVRESLDYVKLSDETHGCLAHEILALFLHFIPLWVFHTNKVQETILRMIPEYKKKMQKST; encoded by the exons ATGGAAGAATTCCAGCAATGGCTTTTCACTTTAATTGGAGCCACCATTTGTTTGATttgtctggtgaactgcatttggtttttgaaatatttctaCCCACGTATATGGAGTCCAGTGCCTCAGTCTTTTTTTCGGTCAATGGGAGAATGGGCAG TAATCACAGGAGCAGGAGATGGGATTGGAAAAGCCTATTCGTTTGAG CTGGCCAAGCGGGGATTAAATACTGTTCTGATCAGCAGAACTCTTGAAACGCTGAGGAAGGTAGCCTCTGAAATTG AAAAAGCCACAGGCAGAAATGTGAAAATCATACAAGCTGATTTCAccaaaaataatatatatgatGATATTGAAAAAAGTCTTCAAGGTTTAGAAATTGGAATTTTGG ttaaCAATGTTGGAATGCTTCATAATCCCCATCCATGTTGTTTTCTTAATGGATCAAAGGAAGATGAG GATCTTATCAATTGCAACATGATCTCAGTATCCAAG aTGACACAGATAATTATGAAACAGATGGTATCAAG acaaaAAGGACTTATTCTGAACATTGCTTCTGCTGTTGGCACTTTCCCCTGTCCATTATATACCATCTATTCTGCTTCTAAA GCTTTTGTGTACACATTCTCAAAAGCACTTCAAGTGGAATATAAAGGAAAGGGAATTATCATACAG GTAGTGACTCCTTTTGGTGTATCTACTCCAATGTCCATGAACCCAAAGCCTAATCTAATCACAAAATCAGCAACAGCGTTTGTCAGAGAATCCCTGGATTATGTCAAACTCAGCGATGAAACACACGGATGCTTAGCCCATGAGATCTTG gcaCTGTTCCTGCATTTCATCCCTTTGTGGGTCTTCCACACCAACAAAGTACAAGAAACAATCCTACGCATGATACCAGAGTACAAGAAAAAGATGCAGAAGAGTACTTGA